The nucleotide sequence AGATATCATGAATTTCAACCCATTGACGGCCAAATGTTTCTCCACGGCCTGTTAATGCCAAGCTCTTAACCACTATTATGAAACACAGCTCTTGGTTATGGGGCTTGCAATTTAGAGATCTTAATGGTGTACTGGAGTATGAACTGTCATTAATTAGATGCTTCCTTTTATTATGACAATAAGAATAAATGTTTGTCTTTCGTTCTATCGAACTACAAATTGCTAGTGTCTTCATTCCTGTATATAATTATAACTTCAACAAACATGGATCATGGTCAATTAAAACACAAAGATCGTGACAACAACAATAGCAATATCATCGACAAAAGTTCAACTTCCACTGTACAGGCAGGATTGCTTTCTTCACGTATCACTTGAGTAAACCCACAATAAAATTACTGTTACAGTGTTTTGAAACAGAAAGGCTCTGCTCCTAATCTTTATCCCTGGAAGGTTTGGATGATTGTGTTGTGCCATGGGTCCGAAAGGTGCTGCAGAAGGTTCTCAAATGGCCCTTTGCCTGTCACGTTATGCTGGATAATAAACGCCAGGAAGGCCAACATTGCGAGTCTCCCTGCAAGAACACCAAAACAAGAGCAACTCTGCTTAATTAGTTCTGAATATAGATATATAAACTATTTCAAGTGAGGATGACTTAAACcttgctagctagctagctagctagtgtTAATTTAATTACCGTTGGCAAGTTCTTTCTCCTTAGCCTCGAGTGTGGGGGTGAAGTTGAGCGGGTTGAAGACGCTGCCAGGGTAGCCGCATTCATGTGGCGGCAAACTGTAGTTTTTAAAGATGGGGTCTTGGTTGACGCAGCCGGGGTTCTTGATGTCCTGCCACCTTCTGATCTCCACGTAGTGGAAGAGGATGAACTCGATGACGAAGAGCGTCGACGAGGATGCGAAGTACTCAGCCTTGCCGGCGTCGTACCACTGCGGCGCGTTTATGATGCCGATCTTGGTCAAGACCTCCGGAAGCAGCATCCCGACCACGCCGAGCATGGCCCAGCGCCCGTTGACGAGCTCCGCCTGCACGTACCACCGGAGGTTCTCAGGGTCCTCGGCCAGGCCGAGGGGATCGAATCCATTGTCACCTGGCAAACTGTGAATTTACTTTCAAATTAAAACGAACAAGCAGGAGAATGAAGCAATCTAGTTAGACGCCAGAGGATTTCACCTTCCGTCGAGATAGACCGGCGAGGGAAGACCAGGGAGCCATTCACCCTTCTTGGCTTCCACCTTGAAGGTGGAAGATGGCAAGGATTTGGCCGGGAACAGCCTCGACGGTTGTAGTTTCCCAGAAGACACCCCTGTCAAGAATCTCGAACAGGAGCTGCATGGCCGGAGAGCGGCCGCAGATGCTTGCATTGCAACTGTGGCCATTATGGGGGAAAGCAAATCCGGTGAAGCGCCGACAATGAGTTTTCAGGCGGGAGATGAGGAAGGAGATGTTTTAGTGGATGCGAAAGTAGCTCCTGCTTTGTAGTCGGCAGGGGAGGAATGTTGTGGTCAGAATCCAGGATTGCAATCTGGCCGCTGGTTTTGTCGGATTTTAGTAAAGGACGGCTCAGATAAGCTGGGGGATTGAGCTGGCCAATCGGATGCGTGTATCCTTATCTCCCTCCTTATCCGATGCCTAGATTCTAGAGATCTATTGTTGCAACGGCATTGGCCAACAAAATGTTGTAATCCCCGTTTGGGACCCACTTGTGTGATTCTTCTTAGCTATAGTTGATTGGGGAttgaacccaaaaaaaaaaaaaaaactttgttcaAACACTGCTTAAAATCCGTTGGATCAGCAACAAATTACCTGATTCTAATTATTAAAGACGTGGTTTTGGATGAAAGATAAGGATTAGAAAGGGGGAAAAATTTTCATAAAGTTGCATGCCAAACTTACTTTATTATTACTTATGTacatttttttcatcattttcctttttttttctttcttatataAGTAATGACAAGTCAAAGTGGAAGCAGAGTGGGTTGTTAATTTTGATTCAAAGCATTTGAAAATTGGCACGTTACTTAAGATTTTGATTGAAGCATTTAAAAAAGGTAGCCCAAGGCACACAATTGATTTGATCGAACCATCTAGTTGGCCTAATTGGTCAGGAAACTTTATTTGTCTTACCATCCATCCAATCTAACCCAACTAGTCTATCGGTGTAAGTACTAAGTACCATGCATGACTATTCCAATTGAACCATCTAGCAAAGCGTTGGTTAGCTCATACGATCAAAATTGTATCCTTTTAGTAGACATTGATTACCTCTTCAAATTAAGTCAATCTTTTATGAGTTTACTTGATTGGTTTTCAATGAATATACTTAGTCGCTGAATGACTAACCGTGTGCAATAATCGTTCTTCCTTTGTCTTGGCAGTCTGCATTCAACCTATGCAGTTGGTAGTGTTCCATAATCTGTTCCTTGCTTCCCTTACTTTCCAAGCCATGGGAGATCCTTTTGCATGATCCATGCACTTGGGTTTCTTACATGCATCCAATTCCTTTTTTGGACTCCTCTGCCATTCCTTTCCCCTCCCTAAAGAATAATACGCCCAACACTTCAATTTAAATGTcaccaataaataaaaaaacagaaAATGAAGCTAAGGAAAAAAACGAAGCACAGTTTGTAAAAGAAGACTGTCGCAATGGGAGTTGTCCTGCCTTCCGCAGTGTGGCTCTTCTTCCTACTTGGGGAAGCAGTGCTGATGGCCGACGGAATGGGCTGCAACTGGGGCACCCGATCTTCTCACCCACTCCCGGCGGACATAGTGGTGCGACTCCTCAGGGACAACAACTTCGACAAGGTGAAGCTCTTTGAGGCAGACGCCGCCGCCCTCCGTGCCCTGGGCCGCTCCGGCATCGAGGTCATGGTCGGCATTCCCAACGAGCTTCTTGCACCGCTCGCCGGCAGCGTCAACGCCGCCGAGCAGTGGGTGATGCAAAACGTCTCCGCCTACGTCTCCCAGTACGGCGTCAATATCACGTACGTATCGCACGCATGCAGATATGCGTATCAGCCGTTAGTTATCTGGCTACTAGTAACtcgttaattaattatatatggaattcGAAATTTTGGAGGATTCAGGCATGTGGCGGTTGGCAACGAGCCGTTTCTGAAGACGTACAACGGGATGTTCGAGAACACGACTTTCGCAGCGCTGCAGAACATCCAGGCAGCGTTGATCAAGGCCGGACTCAGTCGGCAAGTGCGCGTCACTGTCCCCCTCAACGCCGACGTCTACCAGAGCGGCGCCAGCGGCCTCCCCTCCAGCGGCGACTTCCGCAATGACATCCATGGCCTCATGGTCGCCATCGTCGGTTTCCTTCAGGACAACGGCGGCACGTTTACCGTCAACATTTACCCCTTCCTCAGCCTCTACCTCGATCCCCACTTCCCGCTCGACTATGCCTTCTTCTCCCCCTCCGCCAATCCCATCGTCGACGGCCCCATCTCCTACTCCAACGCCTTCGAGGCCAGCTATGACACCCTCATCTGGGCGCTCGAGCGCAACGGTTTTGGATCCATGCCGGTCATCGTCGGCGAGATCGGGTGGCCCACCGACGGCGACATCCATGCCAATGTTGACTACGCGCGCCGGTTCAATCAGGGCCTGGTCGATCGGATCAGACAACGTCGCGGCACGCCCAAACGACCTGCGCCGCCAGACATCTACCTCTTCGGCCTGCTCGACGAGGACCAGAAGAGCATCCAACCCGGTAACTTTGAGCCCCACTGGGGCCTATTCTACTACGACGGCAGCCTCAAGTACCAATTCGTGATGGATGACGGCCGCCCCCTCGTACCTGCACGAGGCGTCCGCTACCTCGAGCGACAGTGGTGTGTGCTATCTTCCACCGCCAGCGTCACCGATCCCATTATTGCTGACGCCGTCGGGTACGCCTGCGAGTACGCCGACTGCACTAGCCTGGGCTACGGCTCCTCTTGCAACGGGTTGGACGCACGGGGCAACGTGTCGTACGCGTTCAACCAGTTGTTCCAGGTGGCCAACCAGCAAAAGGGCGCATGCAACTTCTCCGATCTCTCCGTCGTCACCGAGACTGATCCCTCTCAAGGGAGTTGCAGGTTTAACATCATGATCGACGAGGGAAAGCACGATCGTGCTGTGAATACCAGTGGTACCGGCGGAGGTGGCGCTTTGCTCCGGCGTTGGGCGGCCGCGTCTATCCTGCTGCTATGGACCATGAGTTATGTTCTTTAAATTCTACATTATTGATGAAACAACGTACAAAATATTCTTGAACAGCTCAATTTACTGAGAGTACTCTACTTATTAACCAACCAAATTAAGAATTATTTGTTTTGTTTACTATAGGAAATAAGGTAAATAATCTCAGAGGGCACACTAGTTTTATCTGCATTATCCCAATAGATTTACAACTAAACATTCAATGAATTAGCTTACTGATACTAATCTCCTGGCACCTTCGCCCTCTTCACCAAGCGAACCAGATCTTGCACCACCTCCGACATGGGTGGTCTGAACTCCGGCTCAGACTGTCAAACAACATTTGAGCAACAAAGTTAAATTGAAAGAGTAATGCAAGAATGTCCAACGCGACTGCAATCGAGCACAACAATTTTCAAGCCTGTTTGTAATTGTATCATGAGAACAAATGCATGTGAAGCACAATTTTACCTGGACACACAGGGCTATTACATCAGCAAATCGAGACACTGATTTCAAAGGGTATAGCCCCTTGAGTGCAGGATCGACCATCCTTTCCAGAGCGTCAATGTCATGGAGCTGAGGAGCTgcccattgcaccaacaattgctCCGACCTTGGCCTTGAGCTGTTGGAGTTTGAAAATCAATCAGACTGCAATATCATAAACTTAAAGCACAAGCAGCATTTAAACTTCCTGATTTGACCTCCGATAGATTACTTTGTTGAGCCTCGAGCATCATTTTTTAGGAAATTAACCGGGTGGGTCTTCTTTGTGAATCTTTTCAAAGATTACCTGTCAAAAGGCTTCCTCCCAGTCATGAGTTCCAGCATGATCACTCCAAAGCTGTAAACATCGCTCTTAAGAGTATACTGGCCAGCCATGGACAACTCTGGTGGATCATATCCCATTTTTATTTCAGATCCCTGTAAGAATCAATGAAGCCAACGCGGGATTGCATTTAGAAATTCATGGtgccaaaataaataaataaataaatagcatAGGCGTCTGAAGTTCAGAACAAGTTGGAACCTTAGCTATGCATTCATTGAATCAAATTTATGCCAAGGTCAATCATTCATACAATTATCTATCATACTCAATAACACTGTATGCGGACATCTACAAATTCAGTCCATAAAATAATCATAAGCCTCTGTAATAGAATTCCAGATGATCTTGGGCAGTGACATATTCTCCTACATCATCATCTCAATATTCTCATAAATGCTCTAGTACTTGCAATCTCCAAAAACACCCATATATGAGTAGTAAGTTTTTGAACAACATTGGTTAGATTCTAGTGttagaataaaaaatatatttggatATAGCTCGTAAAGTAATCAGAATTTTTTATGCAAATTAGCAAATCTGTTGCACTACTAAATGAACCCCTTTGGATCCCCTTAGGACAGGTTGAATTAAATAAGCAAATAAGCAAGTCAAAGGACTCTTATAAAAAAGTTTCATTAGGGAGAGTACAAGTGTATGAGTGGACCTTAATGATGCCTAAAAATGATTTTTCTTAGAGAATGTACATTGATAGTCACACTATCAACTAAATCCTTGTCGAGGATAGGTTTCCATACCAAGACTTATGACATGTTTGAGTTGGGTAGGAATTTGATGATTCTCTAAGATTAACCTGCGTAGTGGATATTACCAAATTAGGATCAACATTAATAACAAGTAGTAAACAATATTTAAGACATAGGATGGACTATACAACTGGTCATGCCCTTCAAATTTTCAAACACTCTAGTACTTTTATGAGCATAATGAACTAAATTCTGAAACCGTTTATAGGACAATTTCTCATAATTTACTTTGATGGCATAATGATTTATAGTTAGACACACAATACCTACATGAAACACATCTACCTTGTCTTAGAGAGCCTTAAGATCAAGAAGTTATTTGTCAAACTGAAGTGCACCTTCCTATAGCCCAAGATTCCCTTCCTTGGGTTTATAATCCTTGTAGAGAAAATTAGAGTAATCAAGGATTAGCTCAAAGCCCATACCTTTCAGGAGGCTCAAAGCTTTCACAGTTTGCAATTTTCTACAAAAACTTCATTAAAGACTTTAGCGCCATTATAACTCCCATAACAAACTATAAGAATGGTGAGTTCCAGTGGTATAAATCTGCCTCCGTAACCTTTAGGGAGATCAAAGAAAGAGTGACTAAGGTGTTGTTCTCTAATCCTTTTAAGGCACTTTATGATGTTCCTAAAGTAAGTCTAAAAGGGCATCTAATTTCTCCTTTTAGCAAAAGAACTCAATGAAATCAAACAATGTTATTCGATCTATGATAAAGAATTTTATGTTATCATCCAAGCTTTTAGACATTGGCATTGCTATCTACTACGTAATTAGTTCATCTTGCATTTTGACCACAAGAAAATGAGCCTTATCCAATTCTAAAAGAAGCTAAGTGTCAAAATGGTAGGTGGATTGAATTCCTTCAGAAATATGCTTTTGTCTTTAAACATTGATGTGCTATAGACAACAAATTTGTTGATGCACTAAGTTATGTAATAGCCACAATGCACACAACGAACACATGATACAATTTAAGCACCTTAACGAAGAGAACACCTGTTCTCTTAACTTCAGcccaatcttaaaaaaaaaaaaaaa is from Zingiber officinale cultivar Zhangliang chromosome 7B, Zo_v1.1, whole genome shotgun sequence and encodes:
- the LOC122005660 gene encoding chlorophyll a-b binding protein 4, chloroplastic-like, encoding MATVAMQASAAALRPCSSCSRFLTGVSSGKLQPSRLFPAKSLPSSTFKVEAKKGEWLPGLPSPVYLDGSLPGDNGFDPLGLAEDPENLRWYVQAELVNGRWAMLGVVGMLLPEVLTKIGIINAPQWYDAGKAEYFASSSTLFVIEFILFHYVEIRRWQDIKNPGCVNQDPIFKNYSLPPHECGYPGSVFNPLNFTPTLEAKEKELANGRLAMLAFLAFIIQHNVTGKGPFENLLQHLSDPWHNTIIQTFQG
- the LOC122005659 gene encoding glucan endo-1,3-beta-glucosidase 5-like: MGVVLPSAVWLFFLLGEAVLMADGMGCNWGTRSSHPLPADIVVRLLRDNNFDKVKLFEADAAALRALGRSGIEVMVGIPNELLAPLAGSVNAAEQWVMQNVSAYVSQYGVNITHVAVGNEPFLKTYNGMFENTTFAALQNIQAALIKAGLSRQVRVTVPLNADVYQSGASGLPSSGDFRNDIHGLMVAIVGFLQDNGGTFTVNIYPFLSLYLDPHFPLDYAFFSPSANPIVDGPISYSNAFEASYDTLIWALERNGFGSMPVIVGEIGWPTDGDIHANVDYARRFNQGLVDRIRQRRGTPKRPAPPDIYLFGLLDEDQKSIQPGNFEPHWGLFYYDGSLKYQFVMDDGRPLVPARGVRYLERQWCVLSSTASVTDPIIADAVGYACEYADCTSLGYGSSCNGLDARGNVSYAFNQLFQVANQQKGACNFSDLSVVTETDPSQGSCRFNIMIDEGKHDRAVNTSGTGGGGALLRRWAAASILLLWTMSYVL